The Toxoplasma gondii ME49 chromosome XII, whole genome shotgun sequence genome includes a region encoding these proteins:
- a CDS encoding dimethyladenosine transferase (encoded by transcript TGME49_300320~Signal peptide predicted by SignalP 2.0 HMM (probability 0.862) with cleavage site probability 0.551 at residue 42) codes for MVRALRFPSFLRSRSLAARLRASLLYLCLHFLLLQHAALSSGASLHRSSSRSPVFLPSSLSHAWAAIPSFSEQPFERVSPPSGQLPLNSFHSAGLGFLSLPSFALAPFPSRLALSLRFSDSRRLSTSSLCAQAGPVCKPSEAEIAAAVRERVAASKLQRKASPRIGGSAKREARRARGAASSSPSQNGNFGAAGQTGDGRLPLETRHPGGSLRVRRHPFEERGDKGPRREGGRGGEGDPWARDSLSRNSRAEREAWRMERQNEEEELLRMCAENRLALERRRERQDNMQEDADEEASRQLAREKLEQRVALMEKQLVAWKREEFRGQEASFQDYLSTLQQAAQQENECVRRFFGDASRPETHREGPLLSSSSSSASSSPHLSSPPSLPRTTSCLSSSSASSSPHSSSFPLSSAGLGAAVDSRSLGESDEPAPPTLRPFFPVRGFGGVAVFPLPEERRSLETDDALGEKGQKPSAPWRLRLQAERERRTPPTLRPPSYAAIAEQKEAEKRVLRARRVWKRLRKEMAAAATKTSSERVGDKPHSQAEETLEQRQEELEGGVAATQEERGERGREEEEQRDEQAEEERPALPAASPTASLPSGEFKPKQSLGQNFLSDPNISRLIATSLEDASPGGVGVVEVGPGSGAITRFLLPKFPRMSAVETDPRAVSLLSRRLPTLNIIHGDVLQVSWPDLARERGTRLSVAGNLPFYLTSQLLCCLLDSWRFIDQALVTIQWEMAERLTARVGERQYSRLSVVFALYGACRIVKKLPRSVFYPVPKVDAALVHIKFRQEPLEKILRGVDPRQFRNVLHAAFGQRRKMLRSSLKPVLPHGGAVPERFASLRPQQLSPTDFLELTEAIFPSKDADLRSDLQGCSGREGKETREERPGRFLEDGEELSRIWRKEKHGDY; via the exons ATGGTCAGAGCGCTTCGGTTTCCGAGTTTCCTCCGgtcgcgttctctcgccGCGAGGCTCCGGGCGTCGCTCCTTTACTTGTGCCTGCACTTTTTGCTACTCCAACATGCTGCACTCTCGTctggcgcctctctccaccgatcttcttcccgttctcccgttttcctgccttcctctctgtctcacgCGTGGGCTGCCATTCCCTCTTTCAGCGAACAACCATTTGAACGCGTCTCGCCACCCTCGGGGCAGCTTCCGCTCAACTCCTTCCACTCTGCGGGTCTaggcttcctttctcttccctctttcgcCCTCGCGCCTTTTCCTTCCCGTCTggctctttctctgcgcttTTCCGATTCTCGACGTCTCTCCacgtcctctctctgcgcccaAGCAGGCCCTGTCTGCAAGCCGTCAGAAGCAGAGATCGCCGCTGCTGTGCGAGAACGCGTGGCTGCGTCGAAACTCCAAAGGAAGGCTTCACCTCGGATCGGCGGAtcggcgaagagagaggcgagaagagcgaggggcgcagcctcttcttcaccttctcaAAATGGAAATTTTGGAGCTGCTGGACAAACCGGTGATGGCCGACTGCCCCTCGAGACGCGCCACCCTGGAGGCTCCTTGCGCGTGCGAAGACACCCCTttgaagaacgaggagacaaaggcccaagaagagaaggtggACGTGGAGGCGAGGGCGACCCGTGGGCGAGAGACTCGTTGAGCAGAAACAGTCGAGCCGAGCGAGAGGCGTGGCGCatggagagacaaaacgaggaggaagagctcTTGAGGATGTGCGCAGAGAACAGGCTTGCACTCGAGCgccgaagggagagacaagacaacatgcaagaggacgcagatgaagaagcgaGTCGTCAGCTTGCACGGGAGAAACTGGAGCAACGCGTGGCTCTCATGGAGAAGCAACTGGTTGCCTGGAAGCGTGAAGAATTCCGCGGTCAAGAGGCGTCTTTCCAGGACTATCTGTCGACTCTCCAACAGGCAGCACAGCAAGAAAATGAATGCGTCCGTCGGTTTTTCGGGGACGCGAGTCGCCCCGAAACTCACCGAGAAggccctcttctctcctcttcttcctcttctgcctcttcttccccacaCCTCTCTTCACCGCCGTCTCTTCCACGCACgacttcttgtctctcttcttcgtctgcttcctcgtcgccgcaTTCCTCATCgttccctctgtcttccgcAGGTCTCGGTGCCGCTGTGGACAGCAGGAGTTTGGGGGAGAGCGACGAGCCAGCGCCTCCGACGCTCCGGCCGTTCTTTCCCGTACGAGGATTTGGCGGAGTGGCAGTTTTTCCTCTGCcggaggaaagacgaagtttggagacagacgacgcactcggagagaagggacagaagccGTCAGCTCCCTGGCGCCTCCGCCTGCAAgccgagcgcgagagacgcactCCGCCGACGCTTCGGCCGCCTTCCTACGCGGCGATTGCGGAGCAGAAAGAGgccgagaaacgcgttttgcGAGCGCGGCGAGTGTGGAAGCGACTCAGAAAAGAAATGGCAGctgcagcgacgaagacgagttCGGAGCGAGTTGGAGACAAGCCCCACTCGCAGGCGGAAGAGACTCTCGAGCAGAGGCAAGAGGAACTGGAGGGTGGAGTCGCAGCCActcaagaagagagaggagaaagaggcagagaagaagaagaacagagagacgagcaggcggaagaggagagaccaGCCTTGCCCGCTGCGTCTCCTACGGCGAGTCTTCCTTCTGGAGAATTCAA GCCGAAGCAGTCTCTCGGCCAGAACTTCCTGAGTGacccgaatataagccgtCTCATTGCGACGAGCCTCGAGGACGCTTCGCCGGGGGGCGTTGGAGTCGTGGAAGTGGGCCCTGGCTCGGGAGCGATCacccgctttcttcttcccaaGTTTCCGCGGATGTCTG CTGTTGAAACAGATCCGCGcgcggtgtctcttctctcgcgccgtCTGCCTACCCTGAACATCATCCACGGCGATGTCTTGCAG GTTTCATGGCCCGATTTGGCGCGGGAACGAGggacgcgtctctctgtggctgGAAATCTCCCCTTTTACTTGACTAGCCAG CTCCTCTGTTGCCTCCTCGACAGCTGGCGCTTCATCGACCAGGCACTCGTGACGATTCAGTGGGAGATGGCTGAG agactcaCAGCTCGCGTCGGCGAACGACAGTACAGCCGTCTAAGCGTCGTGTTTGCACTTTATGGCGCCTGCCGAATAGTGAAGAAGCTTCCGAGGTCGGTTTTTTATCCAGTTCCAAAg gtGGATGCTGCCTTGGTGCACATCAAATTTCGACAAGAGCCTCTGGAAAAGATTCTCCGCGGCGTCGACCCTCGCCAGTTCCGGAAT gtgctgcatgcagcctttGGACAGCGCCGAAAAATGCTAAGATCGAGTCTCAAG CCGGTTTTGCCGCACGGTGGAGCCGTGCCTGAAcggttcgcctctctgcgtccgcAACAGCTTTCTCCGACAGATTTTCTGGAGTTGACAGAAGCCATTTTCCCCTCTAAAGATGCAGATCTGAGAAGCGACCTTCAAGGCTGTTCTGgccgagaagggaaggaaacgcgcgAGGAACGCCCAGGACGTTTCCtcgaagatggagaagaactctCTCGCATTTggcggaaagagaaacacggaGACTACTAG